A window from Primulina eburnea isolate SZY01 chromosome 2, ASM2296580v1, whole genome shotgun sequence encodes these proteins:
- the LOC140824585 gene encoding uncharacterized protein isoform X2 — protein sequence MGSSPRRQKTVGNNECLLRSSLICSFAHKPVFPLLAVGKLLLCMNSLGLRRSMSLFMLVRITTIYVGGQSQIINEGLLFLKNKITGIPPSKESPPAVTGGTERQQREKRKFAGPIDN from the exons ATGGGCTCCTCTCCACGGCGACAGAAAACTGTGGGCAACAATGAGTGTCTCCTTCGTTCTTCGCTTATCTG CTCTTTCGCTCACAAACCGGTGTTCCCCCTTCTTGCCGTAGGAAAGCTTCTACTGT GTATGAATTCCCTTGGACTCCGACGAAGTATGTCCCTTTTTATGTTGGTGCGGATTACCACGATTTATGTCGGCGGGCAAAGCCAGA TTATCAACGAAGGACTgctctttttaaaaaataaaatcaccGGGATACCGCCATCAAAAGAAAGTCCTCCAGCAG TTACAGGAGGAACTGAAAGGCAACAGCGTGAAAAACGGAAGTTTGCAGGACCAATTGATAATTAG
- the LOC140824585 gene encoding uncharacterized protein isoform X1, giving the protein MGSSPRRQKTVGNNECLLRSSLICEQRAANRACLLCSLLPFSCSSFAHKPVFPLLAVGKLLLCMNSLGLRRSMSLFMLVRITTIYVGGQSQIINEGLLFLKNKITGIPPSKESPPAVTGGTERQQREKRKFAGPIDN; this is encoded by the exons ATGGGCTCCTCTCCACGGCGACAGAAAACTGTGGGCAACAATGAGTGTCTCCTTCGTTCTTCGCTTATCTG CGAACAAAGGGCGGCAAATAGGGCTTGCTTGCTCTGTTCTCTACTTCCATTTTCTTGCAGCTCTTTCGCTCACAAACCGGTGTTCCCCCTTCTTGCCGTAGGAAAGCTTCTACTGT GTATGAATTCCCTTGGACTCCGACGAAGTATGTCCCTTTTTATGTTGGTGCGGATTACCACGATTTATGTCGGCGGGCAAAGCCAGA TTATCAACGAAGGACTgctctttttaaaaaataaaatcaccGGGATACCGCCATCAAAAGAAAGTCCTCCAGCAG TTACAGGAGGAACTGAAAGGCAACAGCGTGAAAAACGGAAGTTTGCAGGACCAATTGATAATTAG
- the LOC140824585 gene encoding uncharacterized protein isoform X3 → MGSSPRRQKTVGNNECLLRSSLICEQRAANRACLLCSLLPFSCSSFAHKPVFPLLAVGKLLLFINEGLLFLKNKITGIPPSKESPPAVTGGTERQQREKRKFAGPIDN, encoded by the exons ATGGGCTCCTCTCCACGGCGACAGAAAACTGTGGGCAACAATGAGTGTCTCCTTCGTTCTTCGCTTATCTG CGAACAAAGGGCGGCAAATAGGGCTTGCTTGCTCTGTTCTCTACTTCCATTTTCTTGCAGCTCTTTCGCTCACAAACCGGTGTTCCCCCTTCTTGCCGTAGGAAAGCTTCTACTGT TTATCAACGAAGGACTgctctttttaaaaaataaaatcaccGGGATACCGCCATCAAAAGAAAGTCCTCCAGCAG TTACAGGAGGAACTGAAAGGCAACAGCGTGAAAAACGGAAGTTTGCAGGACCAATTGATAATTAG